The proteins below are encoded in one region of Thermodesulfobacteriota bacterium:
- a CDS encoding sigma-54 dependent transcriptional regulator, with amino-acid sequence MQRRILVVDDDAPMRAFLTGVLREEGYVVEEAGGGQEALARLRAAPFDLVLTDLRMPDLTGLDLLAPGRVARPEARWVLITAYGSIGSAVEAMKAGAADYLTKPLRSPDELRHVVRRVLREAEAEEKIEVLSEELGRSFPPLETVFCGEAMQAVRQLVVEVAPTTTTVLVTGPTGTGKELVARAIHGLSARRLRPFVAVHCAALAESVLESELFGHERGAYTGAVASRKGRFELAHGGTLFLDEVGDIPLAIQVKLLRVLQEREIERVGGAGPVATDVRIISATNQDLRAAMAAGRFREDLFYRLNVFPIAIPPLAWRRDAILPLAQYFVVRSAAACGKPPPALTGEAGQALAAYAWPGNVRELQNVIERAVILAGSTVLPRHLNLEPMGPGEGAGRLQASERETIVRVLSEVGGNRRQAAELLGISLRTLQYRIKEYGL; translated from the coding sequence ATGCAACGACGGATCCTGGTGGTGGACGACGATGCGCCCATGCGCGCCTTCCTGACCGGCGTGCTCCGGGAGGAGGGCTACGTGGTGGAGGAGGCGGGTGGGGGCCAGGAGGCCTTGGCCCGCCTCAGGGCGGCGCCTTTTGATCTGGTGCTCACCGACCTCCGGATGCCCGACCTCACGGGACTGGACCTCCTGGCCCCCGGCCGGGTGGCCCGGCCGGAGGCCCGCTGGGTGCTCATCACCGCCTACGGCTCCATCGGCAGCGCCGTCGAGGCCATGAAGGCCGGGGCGGCTGACTACCTGACCAAGCCCCTGCGCAGCCCCGATGAGCTGCGGCATGTGGTCCGCCGGGTGCTGCGGGAGGCCGAGGCCGAGGAGAAGATCGAGGTTCTGTCCGAGGAGCTGGGGCGAAGCTTCCCGCCCCTGGAGACCGTGTTCTGCGGCGAGGCCATGCAGGCGGTCCGCCAGCTGGTGGTCGAGGTGGCCCCCACCACGACCACGGTTCTGGTCACCGGCCCGACCGGCACCGGCAAGGAGCTGGTGGCTCGGGCCATCCATGGCCTGAGTGCCCGGCGCCTGCGGCCGTTCGTGGCCGTGCATTGCGCGGCCCTGGCCGAGTCGGTGCTCGAAAGTGAGCTGTTCGGCCACGAGCGGGGTGCCTATACCGGCGCGGTGGCCAGCCGCAAGGGGCGCTTCGAGCTGGCCCATGGCGGCACCCTCTTTCTGGACGAGGTCGGGGACATCCCGCTCGCCATCCAGGTGAAGCTCTTGCGGGTGCTGCAGGAGCGGGAGATCGAGCGGGTGGGCGGAGCCGGTCCGGTGGCCACGGATGTGCGGATCATCTCGGCCACCAACCAGGACCTGCGGGCGGCGATGGCAGCCGGCCGCTTCCGGGAGGACCTCTTCTACCGTCTCAACGTCTTCCCCATCGCCATCCCGCCCCTGGCCTGGCGCCGGGACGCCATCCTGCCGCTGGCCCAGTACTTTGTGGTCCGCTCGGCGGCGGCTTGCGGCAAGCCGCCGCCGGCCTTGACCGGCGAGGCCGGCCAGGCCCTGGCCGCCTATGCCTGGCCGGGCAATGTCCGCGAGCTGCAAAACGTTATCGAGCGGGCGGTGATCCTGGCCGGCAGCACCGTCCTGCCTCGCCATCTGAATCTGGAGCCAATGGGTCCGGGGGAGGGGGCGGGGCGCCTGCAGGCCAGCGAGCGGGAGACCATTGTCCGGGTGCTCTCCGAGGTGGGGGGCAACCGCCGCCAGGCGGCGGAGCTCCTGGGCATCTCCCTGCGCACCCTCCAGTACCGGATCAAGGAGTACGGCCTATGA